ACCGGAATGCCGTACATCTCGCTCAGCGTCGCCTCCGTCATGATCTCGTCCACCGTCCCGATGCGGAAGCCGCCGCCCACCACCAGGGCGATGCGCTCCACGTAGTTGGCCACCTCGTTCAGCGCGTGGCTCACCATGATCACCGTCAGTCCGTCGCGCTCGTGCAGCTCGCGCACGAGGCCCAGGATCTGGGTGGTGGAGACCAGGTCCATGCCGTTCGTGGGCTCGTCCAGGATCAGCACGTTGGGCTCGCCCACCAGCGCGCGGGCGATGAGCGTGCGCTGCTTCTGGCCCCCGGACAGGTCGGCCAGGTGCCGGTCCGCAAGGTCGGGAATGCCCACGTGCTCCAGCGCGGCCTGCGCGCGGGCCCGGTCGTCCTTCCCCGGCCGCCGGCCCAGGCCGATTCGGTCGTAGCGGCCCATCATCACCACGTCGGTGACCTTGAGCGGGAAGTTGTAGTCCACCTGGTCGCGCTGCGGCACGTAGCCGAACCGCAGCGCCGGGTCCAGGCGGATGGTGCCCGTCATGGGCTTGAGCGAGCCCAGGATGCCCCGCAGAACCGTGGTCTTCCCCGCACCGTTGGGTCCCACGAGGCCCAGGAAGTCTCCCTCGGCGATGCCGAAGTCCAGGCCGCTCAGGATGGGGCGCCGCCCGTAGCCGAGCGTCACCCCCTGGAAGCTGACCAGCTCGCTCATCGCAGCGCGGCGGCCAGGCGGCCGATGTCGTACTGCATCAGCGAGACGTAGTCGCCCACGCCCTGGCGCACGCCGCCCACGGAAGGCGGCAGGATCAGCACGGTGGCGCCGGTGCGCTGCGCCACGA
This portion of the Longimicrobiaceae bacterium genome encodes:
- a CDS encoding metal ABC transporter ATP-binding protein, whose translation is MSELVSFQGVTLGYGRRPILSGLDFGIAEGDFLGLVGPNGAGKTTVLRGILGSLKPMTGTIRLDPALRFGYVPQRDQVDYNFPLKVTDVVMMGRYDRIGLGRRPGKDDRARAQAALEHVGIPDLADRHLADLSGGQKQRTLIARALVGEPNVLILDEPTNGMDLVSTTQILGLVRELHERDGLTVIMVSHALNEVANYVERIALVVGGGFRIGTVDEIMTEATLSEMYGIPVEVDSFNGHRIVLARRAPAGEAGGRV